In one window of Heptranchias perlo isolate sHepPer1 chromosome 4, sHepPer1.hap1, whole genome shotgun sequence DNA:
- the rgmb gene encoding RGM domain family member B, producing MGMGKAGFYYPGAERPSTAFTFLLLFISTCANTGCCQQQYQCRIQKCTTDFVALTSHLNAALNAFASEFCIALRAYALCTERTAKACRGNLAFHSAMLGISDLMSQRNCSRDGPTSIAGQDSVPVNHNMGFCNYENRAGAAAGAEPQPARRYVFCGLFGDPHLRTFRDHFQTCKVEGAWPLIDNDYLSVQVTNVPVVQGSSATATNKITIIFKTYHDCTDQKVYQAMTDDLPAAFIDGTTVGNGWVKTLWIVEKASGKHVEVHAKYIGMTVIVRQVGRYLTFALRMPEELALSENDGQGLQLCARGCPTNERIDEGGHLPLPANSQNHPHHSQTQPKGAYTLESATVKCHEKIQVKDVYFHSCVFDLLTTGDANFTAAAYSALQDLETLHPKRERWHIFPSSSSVAQNNNILFNIYVGLFSFVVIVFL from the exons ATGGGCATGGGGAAAGCAGGCTTTTACTACCCCGGGGCTGAGCGCCCTTCCACCGCCTTCACTTTCTTGCTGCTTTTCATTTCGACGTGTGCCAACACAG GGTGCTGCCAGCAACAGTATCAGTGCAGGATCCAGAAGTGCACGACCGACTTTGTGGCCCTCACGTCCCATCTGAACGCCGCTCTGAATGCTTTCGCCTCCGAGTTCTGCATCGCCCTCCGGGCTTATGCCCTCTGCACCGAGCGCACGGCCAAGGCCTGCCGGGGCAACCTGGCCTTCCACTCGGCCATGCTGGGCATCAGCGACCTGATGAGCCAGAGGAACTGCTCCCGGGACGGGCCCACGTCGATCGCGGGCCAGGACAGCGTCCCCGTCAATCACAACATGGGCTTCTGTAACTACGAGAACCGGGCTGGGGCGGCAGCGGGCGCCGAgccgcagcccgcccgccgctaTGTATTCTGCGGCTTGTTCGGCGATCCGCATCTCAGGACTTTCAGGGATCATTTTCAGACTTGCAAAGTGGAAGGAGCCTGGCCCCTGATCGATAACGACTACTTGTCAGTGCAAGTAACTAACGTCCCTGTTGTACAGGGATCCAGCGCTACAGCTACTAATAAG ATAACCATCATATTCAAAACCTATCATGACTGTACAGATCAGAAGGTTTACCAAGCGATGACAGATGATCTGCCTGCAGCATTCATAGATGGTACAACAGTGGGAAATGGCTGGGTAAAGACTTTGTGGATAGTAGAGAAAGCCAGTGGTAAACATGTGGAAGTGCACGCAAAGTACATAGGAATGACTGTGATTGTGCGGCAAGTGGGACGCTATTTAACCTTTGCATTGAGAATGCCTGAGGAGTTGGCCCTGTCTGAGAATGATGGCCAGGGACTGCAGCTTTGTGCCCGTGGCTGCCCAACGAATGAACGTATTGACGAAGGTGGGCACCTCCCTCTTCCAGCCAATAGTCAAAACCATCCACACCACTCCCAGACCCAACCGAAGGGTGCTTACACATTGGAGAGTGCAACGGTTAAATGCCATGAGAAAATCCAAGTAAAGGATGTCTATTTTCATTCTTGTGTTTTCGACCTACTGACAACCGGAGATGCAAACTTTACAGCAGCAGCTTACAGTGCGCTCCAAGATCTGGAGACATTGCACCCAAAGAGAGAACGGTGGCATATTTTCCccagcagcagcagtgttgcccAAAACAACAATATATTATTTAACATTTATGTTGGACTGTTTTCTTTTGTTGTGATTGTGTTTTTGTAG